In Planctomycetia bacterium, one DNA window encodes the following:
- a CDS encoding iron-sulfur cluster assembly accessory protein, with protein MMVTLTERAAAEVKTIIDQQKLESEKTYLRVGVKGGGCSGFSYTLDLTEQVGENDEQWDVHGIKVICDPKSQIYLDGVTVDFKDEVMGRGFVFNNPNATHTCGCGSSFSA; from the coding sequence ATCATGGTAACGCTGACGGAACGAGCGGCGGCGGAAGTGAAGACAATCATCGACCAGCAGAAGCTGGAGAGCGAGAAGACCTACCTTCGCGTCGGGGTGAAGGGCGGCGGTTGCAGCGGGTTCTCGTACACGCTCGACCTGACCGAGCAGGTGGGCGAGAACGACGAGCAATGGGACGTTCACGGGATCAAAGTGATCTGCGACCCGAAGAGCCAGATTTACCTGGACGGTGTGACCGTGGACTTCAAGGATGAAGTCATGGGCCGCGGGTTTGTCTTCAACAACCCGAACGCGACGCACACCTGCGGCTGCGGCAGCAGCTTCAGCGCGTAG
- the hscB gene encoding Fe-S protein assembly co-chaperone HscB, whose amino-acid sequence MTATPSSAAGTCGVCERLRSALPRDTNWSELLLHVERADYFEMFGLRRAYHIDLAALQAAYMAISRNIHPDRYAMASPAEQAFAMRASAVVNRAYETLKDAFARAEYLLESAGGQNAAQDKRVPADLLGQIMMMREELEEARAAGDEKRIQSIRAEVLEQRRTAQSTVAELCHRLIEQSDDVRDELRLRLNGLKYLNNLLSTIDAP is encoded by the coding sequence ATGACAGCGACCCCATCCAGCGCGGCGGGCACTTGTGGTGTGTGCGAGCGCCTTCGCAGCGCGCTCCCCCGCGATACGAATTGGAGCGAGCTGCTGTTGCACGTCGAGCGTGCAGACTACTTTGAGATGTTCGGTCTGCGTCGCGCCTACCACATCGATCTCGCGGCGCTTCAAGCCGCCTACATGGCGATCAGTCGAAACATTCATCCCGACCGATACGCCATGGCCAGTCCCGCGGAACAGGCGTTCGCGATGCGTGCTTCGGCAGTTGTCAACCGCGCCTACGAAACGTTGAAAGACGCATTCGCCCGTGCGGAATACCTGCTCGAGTCGGCCGGCGGTCAGAACGCGGCGCAAGACAAGCGCGTGCCGGCGGATCTGCTCGGCCAGATCATGATGATGCGCGAGGAGCTGGAAGAGGCCCGCGCCGCCGGGGATGAGAAGCGAATCCAATCGATACGCGCCGAGGTGCTGGAGCAACGCCGGACCGCTCAATCGACGGTGGCCGAACTATGTCACCGATTGATCGAACAATCGGACGACGTTCGAGACGAACTGCGATTAAGACTGAACGGACTGAAGTATCTGAACAACCTTTTGAGCACGATTGACGCACCGTAA